A single window of Nicotiana sylvestris chromosome 5, ASM39365v2, whole genome shotgun sequence DNA harbors:
- the LOC104237816 gene encoding DNA topoisomerase 1 alpha-like encodes MAVEAFSKTKLMAEVDDDDDDMPLVFKRSTTSKQNQSNSSSQKQDGRSGRQVSDVRSPNGQNSSAQKVKAGTSSKASPAVSPFTSPKASPSSSRISPAPNSRPSASAGNQAKNVNQQSKIVPNEPKQAVEPKSGPNDEAEDSEDDKPLSARLSSGLSKSISSHANKVLGTSASVQKSKPPKKEDSDDEIPLASRFQLKSNAGASTSKSSNSEEVKPKIRQNGLPSTTVLSKRPPGDVKSAAQASVKKLRLSDASTPVSIKQASVKPEKKTEDDDDDVPISQRIKKSVASASKVSSTKKATKVVSSSMKTKKKLKKSKYSKSSKLQPSSGEGQKWTTLVHNGVIFPPSYKPHGVKMLYKGKPINLTPEQEEVATMYAVMLDTEYMSKPQFKENFMNDWRKILGKNHVIQNLDDCDFTPIYEWHQSEKEKKKQMSTEEKKALREEKLKQEEKYMWAIVDGVKEKVGNFRVEPPGLFRGRGEHPKMGKLKRRIRPNDITINIGKGAPIPECPIPGERWKEVRHDNTVTWLAFWNDPINPREFKYVFLAASSSLKGQSDKEKYEKARRLKDYIEGIRSAYTKDFTSKDPVKRQIAVATYLIDKLALRAGNEKDDDEADTVGCCTLKVENVEPVPPNILKFDFLGKDSIRYQNEVAVYEPVFKAIQLFRSGKKGGDDLFDKLDTSKLNAHLKELMPGLTAKVFRTYNASVTLEQQLTKLTQGGELAEKVAVYNLANKEVAIICNHQRSVSKSHSVQISKLNEKIDELKALLEEFKVDLARAKKGKPPLKGADGKAKRNLAPEALQKKMDQTNAKIENIEKQIETKEELKTVALGTSKINYLDPRITVAWCKRHEVPIEKMFNKSLLAKFAWAMDVEPSFTF; translated from the exons ATGGCTGTTGAGGCTTTTTCCAAAACAAAGTTGATGGCGGaagttgatgatgatgatgatgatatgcCCTTAGTTTTCAAACGTAGTACCACATCAAAGCAGAATCAGTCAAATTCATCATCTCAGAAGCAGGATGGACGATCGGGGCGGCAAGTTTCTGATGTACGTTCTCCTAATGGCCAGAACTCTAGTGCTCAGAAAGTTAAGGCAGGCACCTCTTCTAAGGCTTCTCCGGCAGTTTCACCTTTCACTAGTCCAAAAGCATCACCTTCATCAAGCAGGATATCTCCTGCACCAAACTCAAGGCCATCAGCCTCTGCGGGTAATCAGGCAAAAAATGTTAATCAACAATCCAAGATTGTTCCTAATGAGCCAAAGCAAGCTGTTGAACCAAAATCTGGACCTAATGATGAAGCTGAGGATTCTGAAGATGATAAACCATTGAGTGCTAGGCTTTCTTCTGGGTTATCTAAGAGCATTTCTAGTCATGCCAACAAAGTGCTTGGTACTTCAGCATCAGTTCAAAAGTCTAAACCTCCCAAAAAAGAAGAttcagatgatgaaattccctTAGCGTCAAGGTTTCAATTGAAGTCCAATGCAGGGGCTTCCACGAGCAAGTCTTCTAATTCTGAAGAAGTTAAGCCTAAAATTCGGCAAAATGGTTTGCCATCTACAACAGTTTTAAGTAAGAGACCCCCTGGTGATGTAAAGTCTGCTGCTCAGGCTTCAGTTAAAAAGCTTAGGCTTTCTGATGCATCTACACCTGTTTCGATTAAGCAAGCATCTGTTAAACCTGAAAAAAAGACAGAGGACGACGACGATGACGTTCCTATATCTCAGAGAATTAAAAAGTCAGTAGCTTCAGCTAGTAAAGTGTCATCTACAAAGAAAGCAACCAAAGTTGTTTCGTCGTCgatgaaaacaaagaagaaattgaagaaatccaAGTACTCTAAGTCATCGAAACTGCAGCCAAGCTCTGGTGAAGGGCAAAAATGGACTACATTGGTTCACAACGGTGTGATTTTTCCGCCTTCATATAAGCCTCATGGGGTTAAGATGCTCTACAAGGGAAAACCTATAAATCTGACTCCAGAGCAGGAGGAG GTTGCAACAATGTATGCCGTGATGTTAGACACTGAGTACATGAGTAAACCGCAGTTCAAAGAGAATTTCATGAATGACTGGAGAAAAATACTAGGAAAAAACCATGTCATTCAAAATTTAGATGACTGTGATTTTACCCCAATATATGAGTGGCATCAAAgtgagaaggagaagaagaagcaaatgaGTACCGAA GAGAAGAAGGCATTGAGAGAAGAGAAACTCAAGCAAGAAGAGAAGTACATGTGGGCTATTGTTGATGGTGTTAAGGAGAAG GTTGGGAACTTTCGGGTTGAACCACCTGGACTGTTTCGTGGCCGTGGAGAACATCCAAAG ATGGGAAAGCTAAAGAGACGGATCCGGCCAAATGATATTACAATAAATATTGGAAAGGGTGCTCCAATACCGGAGTGCCCCATCCCTGGTGAAAG ATGGAAGGAAGTAAGGCATGACAACACTGTGACATGGTTAGCTTTCTGGAATGACCCTATCAATCCAAGAGAATTCAAATACGTTTTCCTGGCAGCCAGTAGTTCCTTGAAAGGGCAAAGCGATAAAGAAAAGTATGAAAAAGCAAGGCGTTTAAAG GATTATATTGAAGGCATTAGATCTGCATATACAAAGGATTTTACAAGTAAAGATCCTGTGAAGCGTCAGATCGCAGTTGCAACTTATCTTATTGATAAATTAGCTCTGAGGGCAGGGAATGAGAAG GATGACGACGAAGCTGATACAGTTGGTTGTTGTACTTTAAAAGTAGAGAATGTAGAGCCAGTACCTCCAAATATTTTGAAG TTCGATTTTCTTGGTAAAGATTCTATCAGGTATCAAAATGAGGTGGCTGTGTATGAGCCTGTTTTTAAAGCCATTCAACTGTTCCGAAGTG GAAAAAAGGGCGGTGATGATCTTTTTGACAAGCTTGACACGAGTAAGCTCAATGCCCATCTAAAGGAACTCATGCCAGGCCTGACGGCAAAAGTATTTCGTACATATAATGCATCTGTTACACTGGAGCAGCAA TTGACCAAGCTGACACAAGGTGGAGAGCTCGCTGAGAAAGTTGCGGTGTATAATTTGGCAAATAAAGAG GTTGCAATAATTTGTAATCACCAGCGTAGTGTTTCAAAGTCGCATAGTGTACAAATTTCAAAGTTGAATGAGAAGATAGATGAATTAAAG GCTCTTTTGGAAGAATTCAAAGTAGATTTGGCTCGGGCCAAAAAAGGGAAGCCTCCATTGAAGGGCGCTGATGGCAAGGCAAAGAGGAACTTGGCCCCTGAAGC ATTACAGAAAAAGATGGATCAAACGAATGCGAAGATTGAGAACATAGAGAAGCAAATAGAAACGAAAGAAGAGTTGAAAACTGTGGCTTTGGGCACATCAAAAATCAACTATCTGGATCCTAGGATCACAGTGGCATGGTGTAAGCGCCATGAGGTTCCCATTGAAAAG ATGTTCAACAAGTCTCTTCTAGCAAAGTTTGCCTGGGCGATGGATGTTGAACCAAGCTTCACATTCTAA